One window of Armatimonadota bacterium genomic DNA carries:
- a CDS encoding prepilin-type N-terminal cleavage/methylation domain-containing protein yields MSRRAFTLIELLVVIAIIAILAAILFPVFAKARQRSIQTKCISQLKQIGTAIISYAQDNDGRLPFAWRGYDLTNATSQKYCVVEALNPYMKSTITKQNIRESIWYCTAVPASLNTYPPPNQNWAYIYYSFFAEGQPGAVTNLGKIPIGGLAGLPLDGPYTFAPFSDSSNTETFAKYHRSPAGMPVMWDQRIIGQGDAASKAAGGEFPHMNNTEILCIDGHVRSFPEKSRNDAKLSPWIPGSNFSG; encoded by the coding sequence ATGTCGCGACGGGCTTTCACGCTCATTGAGCTGCTGGTGGTGATCGCGATTATCGCCATCCTGGCGGCCATATTGTTTCCGGTGTTTGCCAAAGCGCGGCAGCGAAGCATTCAGACCAAGTGCATCAGCCAGCTGAAGCAGATCGGCACCGCCATCATCTCATATGCCCAGGACAATGACGGGCGGCTTCCATTCGCGTGGAGAGGATACGATCTGACCAACGCCACCTCGCAGAAGTACTGCGTGGTGGAGGCGCTGAACCCGTACATGAAGAGCACTATCACCAAGCAGAACATCCGCGAGAGCATATGGTACTGCACGGCTGTGCCCGCGTCGCTGAACACCTATCCGCCGCCGAATCAGAACTGGGCCTACATCTACTACTCGTTCTTCGCTGAGGGGCAGCCCGGGGCGGTGACGAATCTCGGGAAAATCCCGATCGGCGGATTGGCGGGCCTGCCGCTTGACGGCCCATACACCTTTGCGCCATTCTCCGACAGTTCAAACACGGAGACGTTCGCCAAATACCACCGCAGCCCCGCCGGCATGCCGGTTATGTGGGATCAACGGATCATCGGCCAGGGCGACGCGGCGAGCAAGGCGGCCGGCGGAGAGTTTCCCCATATGAACAATACGGAGATCCTGTGTATCGATGGCCACGTTCGCAGTTTCCCCGAGAAGTCGCGAAACGACGCCAAGCTCAGCCCGTGGATTCCCGGGTCGAATTTCAGCGGCTAG
- a CDS encoding universal stress protein: MIVEAREDSVRLYGDIRDNQWLTIKAVTNLLLRKHPHGIIIDCTHLADVTSEGGETFLDAIHFIESADARMVLAQLPENVLATLKSVPGLRSRLPIASTVDEARKSLQAGGIADTSTAVQGTGTLVPLLYPDAAEHAVSTACRLGRDAKSDIHLVYLLTVPRTMPLNTPMPEAEDAAQALLDQCEATVRKYGLRPFRHIQRSRDRNEGVLQMVETLKIKTLVLSRPPGEGRADDDASESVLRRAHCEVIIDQMPAE, from the coding sequence ATGATAGTTGAAGCGCGTGAAGACAGCGTTCGCCTGTACGGCGACATACGGGACAACCAGTGGCTGACCATCAAGGCGGTGACGAACCTGCTGCTGCGGAAGCATCCGCACGGCATCATCATCGACTGCACGCATTTGGCAGACGTTACCTCCGAGGGTGGCGAGACGTTTCTTGACGCCATCCACTTTATCGAATCCGCGGACGCGCGCATGGTGCTGGCGCAGCTTCCTGAGAACGTCCTCGCGACGCTGAAATCGGTGCCGGGGCTTCGCAGCCGCCTCCCGATCGCTTCCACTGTCGATGAGGCGAGGAAGTCGCTGCAGGCCGGTGGAATCGCGGACACGAGCACGGCCGTTCAGGGAACGGGGACCCTTGTTCCGCTGCTTTACCCGGACGCGGCGGAGCACGCCGTTTCAACCGCGTGCCGTCTCGGGCGCGACGCGAAATCCGATATTCACCTGGTTTACCTGCTCACCGTTCCCCGCACGATGCCGCTGAACACCCCCATGCCGGAGGCCGAGGACGCTGCCCAGGCGCTGCTGGACCAGTGCGAGGCGACCGTGCGGAAATACGGCCTGCGCCCGTTCCGCCATATCCAGCGAAGCCGGGACCGGAACGAGGGCGTCCTTCAGATGGTCGAGACGCTCAAGATCAAGACCCTGGTTCTGAGCCGGCCGCCGGGCGAGGGGCGGGCCGACGACGATGCGTCGGAGAGTGTGCTCCGCCGCGCGCACTGTGAAGTTATTATCGATCAGATGCCGGCCGAATAG
- a CDS encoding DUF5615 family PIN-like protein yields MADHCVPGPIIDALLEEGFRVERVVDVADPRATDEEVAALAAGMKAVLVTADSDFTSRSHFAPRRYAGIVVLKDLVTAERSVLRRLVRVLRGGSLRGMLIVVDGRSSRAKR; encoded by the coding sequence TTGGCAGATCACTGTGTTCCCGGACCGATCATCGACGCGCTTCTGGAGGAGGGTTTTCGCGTTGAGCGCGTCGTAGACGTGGCGGACCCTCGGGCGACGGACGAAGAAGTCGCGGCGTTGGCGGCCGGGATGAAGGCGGTACTGGTGACGGCGGATAGCGACTTCACGTCCCGCTCGCATTTCGCGCCGAGGCGTTACGCGGGCATCGTTGTGTTGAAGGACCTGGTCACGGCCGAGCGCAGCGTTCTGCGCCGCCTCGTGCGGGTGCTCCGGGGAGGCAGTCTACGGGGGATGCTCATCGTTGTGGACGGCCGATCCAGCCGGGCCAAACGGTGA
- the grpE gene encoding nucleotide exchange factor GrpE has translation MSQHSKKNTIIEDQPSPAEATADSASPDTAIAALEERVRAAEDAALRSTAEFQNLKRRQREEMERLQDTATKELVLSLLPVVDDLERALDAAGSTANSEALKNGVELTLTKLLAALGTVGVQKLPAVGEQFDPFLHEAAMQLEPSESYPSGTIAQELRSGYTQHGHVIRPSLVGVAHD, from the coding sequence ATGTCTCAACACTCAAAGAAAAACACAATCATCGAAGATCAGCCGTCACCGGCGGAAGCGACGGCGGATTCTGCTTCGCCGGACACAGCGATCGCCGCGTTGGAAGAAAGAGTCCGCGCCGCCGAAGACGCGGCTCTTCGGTCAACGGCTGAATTCCAGAACCTGAAACGCCGCCAGCGCGAGGAGATGGAACGCCTTCAGGATACCGCGACCAAGGAACTCGTCCTTTCCCTGCTGCCGGTCGTGGACGACCTGGAGCGCGCCCTCGACGCGGCCGGATCCACCGCGAACTCTGAAGCGTTGAAGAATGGCGTCGAACTGACGCTGACCAAATTGCTCGCCGCGCTCGGAACCGTCGGCGTCCAGAAACTGCCCGCCGTCGGCGAACAGTTCGACCCGTTCCTCCACGAGGCGGCGATGCAGCTTGAACCATCCGAATCGTACCCCTCGGGGACTATCGCACAGGAACTCCGTTCGGGCTATACCCAGCACGGGCACGTCATCCGGCCCAGCCTCGTCGGCGTCGCGCACGACTGA
- a CDS encoding nuclear transport factor 2 family protein — protein MTDTQQTTASALLDAIARYDADAISSIVTDDALLLVPERPAYVGPEGAAEMIRDLSRTFVEWNPRALRVASEAGVSTVEWTCTITDFGGSESCLDGCTVLDFRDGKIQRARFYFRPEDRDQ, from the coding sequence ATGACGGACACACAACAAACCACAGCCTCCGCCCTGCTTGACGCAATAGCCCGATACGATGCAGACGCGATCTCATCCATCGTAACGGATGACGCCCTTCTCCTCGTTCCCGAGCGCCCAGCCTATGTGGGTCCGGAAGGCGCGGCGGAGATGATCCGCGACCTGTCACGCACATTCGTCGAGTGGAACCCCAGGGCGCTGCGTGTCGCATCGGAGGCCGGCGTCTCGACCGTCGAGTGGACCTGCACCATCACCGATTTTGGCGGGTCTGAATCTTGCCTGGACGGCTGTACTGTCCTGGATTTCCGGGACGGCAAAATACAGCGCGCCCGATTCTACTTCCGTCCGGAAGACAGAGACCAATAG
- the dnaX gene encoding DNA polymerase III subunit gamma/tau, translating into MSYVSLYRKYRSQGFDEVLGQRHVTQTLKNALAAGRVPHAYLFTGPRGTGKTSTARILAKALNCTSFDKPTPDPCGHCEACIRIRDGSSMDVMEIDAASTRGIDDMRELRERVKYAPAEERYKVYIVDEVHQLSGDAFNAFLKTLEEPPANVIFVLATTEVHKVPATILSRCQRFDFRRGGLADLKERIETVCKGENWSITPEAVTALAVGANGGYRDALSLLEQVAAYTSGAGAITLDDVGIVLGSMADEQLLAAVDAVIKRDPAACFKVVDEALAAGVEVRQFITGLRRRFRDLLMIAVGAVTEDSAVVASQREHLQEQAKALPQADCVWCIDQLNEAERDLRWSPQQRLLLETTLVRLATRSDRSAAAPQPSAPAHAAAAVHERPAAAPAPRKPAPHPQPPQAAAPPQRSNGRQPTPPPSIDPPDGEIYHPTPDDLPGLADAWARMVAQMKGSSKERSRGMSALRVERGMLIIGGPIEMWVDKSNELREKIQESFAKAYGKRVPLRFIHVPVGPGDDEERPPEAPPAREASMPSLEDLAGSIFDVGSDDDSPNPFTE; encoded by the coding sequence GTGTCATACGTATCGCTTTACCGAAAGTACAGATCACAGGGGTTCGACGAGGTCCTCGGGCAGCGTCACGTCACCCAGACCCTGAAGAACGCCCTCGCCGCGGGGCGTGTCCCCCACGCCTACCTGTTCACGGGCCCCCGTGGTACCGGCAAGACCTCCACGGCCCGCATACTGGCCAAGGCGCTCAACTGCACCTCGTTCGATAAGCCCACCCCAGACCCGTGCGGCCACTGCGAAGCCTGCATCCGCATCCGGGACGGCTCCAGCATGGACGTGATGGAAATCGACGCCGCCAGCACCCGCGGAATCGACGACATGCGCGAACTCAGGGAGCGTGTCAAATACGCGCCCGCTGAAGAACGATATAAAGTTTACATAGTTGACGAAGTTCATCAACTTAGCGGCGATGCGTTTAATGCGTTTCTTAAGACTTTGGAGGAACCGCCGGCTAACGTCATTTTCGTGCTGGCCACTACCGAGGTTCACAAGGTTCCCGCCACCATCCTGAGCCGGTGCCAGCGATTCGATTTCCGGCGCGGCGGGCTTGCCGACCTGAAGGAACGCATCGAGACGGTGTGCAAGGGCGAGAACTGGTCCATCACGCCAGAGGCTGTGACGGCCCTGGCCGTGGGCGCGAACGGAGGCTATCGCGATGCGCTGAGCCTGTTGGAACAGGTGGCCGCCTATACCTCCGGGGCCGGCGCAATAACGCTGGACGACGTGGGAATCGTCCTCGGCAGTATGGCCGACGAGCAGTTGCTGGCCGCCGTGGACGCCGTCATCAAGCGCGATCCCGCCGCCTGCTTCAAGGTGGTTGACGAAGCGTTGGCCGCCGGCGTTGAGGTTCGGCAGTTCATCACCGGTCTGCGCCGGCGATTCCGTGACCTGCTGATGATCGCGGTGGGCGCGGTCACCGAGGACTCTGCCGTCGTTGCCAGCCAGCGGGAACACCTCCAGGAGCAGGCGAAGGCGCTGCCGCAGGCCGATTGCGTCTGGTGTATCGACCAGTTGAATGAAGCGGAGCGAGACCTGCGATGGTCGCCGCAGCAGCGCCTCCTGCTGGAGACAACGCTGGTGAGGCTCGCCACGCGCAGCGATCGATCCGCCGCCGCTCCGCAACCCTCCGCGCCGGCCCACGCGGCCGCAGCGGTACATGAGCGCCCGGCGGCCGCACCCGCGCCACGAAAGCCCGCGCCACATCCGCAGCCTCCGCAGGCCGCGGCGCCGCCACAACGGTCGAACGGCCGCCAGCCAACACCCCCGCCATCGATCGACCCGCCGGACGGAGAGATCTACCACCCGACGCCGGACGACCTGCCCGGCCTCGCTGACGCGTGGGCTAGGATGGTCGCGCAGATGAAAGGCAGCAGCAAGGAGAGAAGCCGGGGCATGTCCGCGTTGCGAGTCGAACGCGGTATGCTCATTATCGGCGGACCCATTGAGATGTGGGTCGATAAATCCAATGAACTGCGCGAAAAGATACAGGAGTCGTTCGCCAAAGCGTATGGCAAACGCGTGCCTCTGCGCTTTATCCACGTTCCAGTCGGTCCTGGCGATGACGAGGAACGGCCGCCGGAAGCCCCGCCTGCCCGGGAGGCATCCATGCCGAGCCTTGAAGACCTGGCGGGAAGTATATTTGACGTCGGGTCGGACGACGATTCACCGAACCCATTCACGGAGTGA
- a CDS encoding YbaB/EbfC family nucleoid-associated protein — MAGPFGGMPNIAKIMKEAQQMGDKMKKVEEELKTIQVEAASGGGMVKAVVTGSGDLLSIKIAPEVVDPEDVEMLEDLVVTAIREALESAQELREEKLGGVTAGLQGMKVPGLPF; from the coding sequence ATGGCCGGACCATTTGGCGGAATGCCGAACATCGCGAAGATCATGAAGGAAGCCCAGCAGATGGGCGACAAAATGAAGAAGGTCGAGGAGGAGCTCAAGACCATCCAGGTTGAGGCGGCCAGCGGCGGCGGCATGGTCAAGGCCGTCGTGACCGGCTCCGGCGACCTCCTCTCCATTAAGATCGCCCCGGAGGTTGTAGACCCGGAGGACGTGGAAATGCTGGAGGACCTGGTGGTAACCGCCATCCGCGAAGCGCTGGAGTCCGCCCAGGAGCTGCGCGAGGAGAAGCTTGGCGGGGTCACCGCCGGCCTGCAGGGCATGAAGGTACCGGGACTGCCGTTCTAG
- a CDS encoding thioredoxin domain-containing protein, whose translation MPDHTNSLIHEKSPYLLQHAHNPVEWRAWNDETLALAKAEDKPLFVSIGYSTCHWCHVMERESFENPDVADVMNRYFINVKVDREERPDVDHRFMLAVQAMGQQGGWPLSVWLTPDLEPFYGGTYFPPTSAFGRPGFVDVLHRIHELWTTYPDGFRSQAAKVAAALDGLGAANAAERPEIGEFTLDAGYAAFDGLFDHQNGGFGRAPKFPRPAGLEFLLRYHARTGDQEALGMVVQTLRSMAVGGIHDHLGGGFSRYSVDAHWGVPHFEKMLYDQAQLMSVAAHAFQLTLNGDLAGIVYDIATYVRRDLTSPEGAFYSAEDADSVDATGVSREGAFYTWTPKQTEAALGEKTARIVNAYFGVTDEGNFERGETVLSVSASTEGLSEEYGISERNVRELLSDSMEILLRTRELRRRPLLDDKILTSWNGLMISGFSHAYRAIGDEDYLQAARSASDFMLGRLWDADKRTLHRRYRDGEVAVEGFLDDHAFFAQGLLDLYEASLDVRYLAAAIDIARVMVERFWIPDTGGFLFAAGQYEHQYDGAEPAGNSVAASVLFRLAEMTGEAAWREKGAATVTAASGTFGDSPESIPAMLCALDTMITPPAQVVIAGDPKSADTLAMVRAVQARFLPTTSLLHSSAFSAAPWLAEMKVVDSKATAYVCKDFACQTPTTNLEALIAAL comes from the coding sequence ATGCCTGATCACACCAACAGCCTGATCCACGAGAAGTCCCCCTATCTCCTCCAGCACGCTCACAACCCCGTTGAGTGGCGCGCGTGGAACGACGAAACGCTCGCCCTGGCGAAGGCGGAGGACAAACCGCTCTTCGTCTCCATCGGCTACTCCACGTGCCACTGGTGCCACGTGATGGAGCGCGAGTCGTTCGAAAACCCGGACGTGGCGGACGTGATGAACCGGTATTTCATCAACGTGAAGGTCGACCGCGAGGAGCGGCCGGACGTGGACCACCGCTTCATGCTCGCCGTCCAGGCGATGGGGCAGCAGGGTGGCTGGCCGCTTTCTGTGTGGCTCACGCCCGATCTAGAGCCGTTCTACGGAGGTACCTATTTTCCGCCCACCTCCGCGTTCGGCCGGCCCGGCTTCGTGGACGTTTTGCACCGCATCCACGAGTTGTGGACCACCTACCCGGACGGCTTCCGTTCGCAAGCGGCCAAGGTCGCGGCCGCGCTGGATGGCCTCGGCGCGGCCAACGCGGCGGAGCGACCGGAGATCGGCGAGTTCACGCTCGACGCCGGCTACGCAGCGTTCGACGGCCTGTTTGACCACCAGAACGGCGGGTTCGGGCGGGCGCCCAAGTTCCCTCGCCCGGCGGGCCTCGAGTTCCTCCTGCGATATCACGCACGCACCGGAGATCAGGAAGCACTGGGCATGGTCGTCCAGACGCTCCGGTCTATGGCGGTCGGCGGCATCCACGACCATCTCGGTGGCGGGTTCTCGCGTTACAGTGTTGACGCGCATTGGGGCGTCCCGCACTTCGAGAAGATGCTCTATGACCAGGCCCAGTTGATGAGCGTTGCAGCGCACGCATTCCAGTTAACGCTCAATGGCGACCTGGCCGGCATCGTGTACGACATCGCGACCTACGTGCGGCGCGATCTGACCAGCCCCGAAGGCGCGTTCTACAGCGCCGAGGACGCGGACAGCGTCGATGCGACCGGGGTGTCCCGCGAGGGCGCCTTCTACACGTGGACTCCGAAGCAAACCGAGGCGGCCCTTGGCGAGAAGACCGCGCGGATCGTGAACGCCTACTTCGGCGTGACGGACGAAGGCAATTTCGAGCGCGGCGAGACGGTCCTCTCGGTTTCCGCGAGCACGGAGGGCTTGTCCGAGGAATACGGCATCAGCGAACGGAACGTCCGCGAGCTGCTGAGCGATTCGATGGAGATCCTCCTGCGCACTCGGGAGCTGCGTCGGCGTCCATTGCTGGACGACAAGATTCTCACAAGCTGGAACGGCCTGATGATATCGGGTTTCAGCCATGCGTACCGGGCAATCGGCGACGAGGACTATCTTCAAGCAGCCAGGAGCGCGTCTGATTTCATGCTGGGCAGACTGTGGGACGCGGACAAGCGGACGCTGCACCGGCGCTATCGTGACGGCGAGGTGGCGGTAGAGGGTTTCCTGGACGACCACGCGTTCTTCGCCCAGGGCCTGCTCGATCTCTATGAGGCTTCCCTGGATGTGCGCTACCTGGCAGCGGCGATCGACATTGCGCGGGTGATGGTGGAACGGTTCTGGATTCCGGACACGGGCGGCTTCCTGTTCGCGGCCGGGCAGTACGAGCACCAGTACGACGGCGCCGAACCGGCGGGAAACTCGGTCGCCGCATCCGTGCTGTTCCGTCTTGCCGAGATGACCGGCGAGGCGGCGTGGCGCGAGAAGGGCGCGGCAACGGTGACAGCCGCCTCGGGCACGTTCGGTGATAGCCCGGAAAGCATCCCGGCCATGCTTTGCGCGCTGGACACTATGATCACGCCCCCCGCCCAGGTTGTTATCGCAGGCGATCCGAAGTCGGCCGACACCCTGGCGATGGTCCGAGCCGTACAGGCGCGCTTTCTGCCGACCACATCCCTTCTTCATTCGTCGGCGTTTTCCGCTGCGCCGTGGCTCGCCGAGATGAAGGTGGTTGACAGTAAAGCTACGGCCTATGTGTGCAAAGACTTCGCGTGCCAGACGCCGACCACCAACCTGGAAGCTCTGATCGCAGCGCTATAA
- a CDS encoding type II toxin-antitoxin system HicB family antitoxin translates to MAEYTVLYEKGETNWGAIVPDLPGCVSLGDTLADAQLNVREAIAVYIEVLQEQGQPIPPPRHVAEAVNVSV, encoded by the coding sequence ATGGCCGAGTATACGGTCCTGTATGAGAAGGGTGAGACCAACTGGGGCGCCATCGTGCCGGATCTTCCCGGTTGCGTGAGCCTGGGCGACACTCTTGCTGATGCCCAACTCAACGTACGCGAGGCCATCGCGGTCTACATCGAGGTCTTACAGGAACAAGGGCAGCCGATCCCTCCACCGCGCCATGTTGCAGAAGCGGTGAACGTATCGGTCTGA
- a CDS encoding valine--tRNA ligase — translation MTELAKAYEPTAVEAKWLGIWDEGGYFRAEVDHSRTPYCITIPPPNVTGELHLGHGLQHAIHDTLIRWKRMSGFNTLCVPGTDHASISTTIKVRDSLRAQGINPVEIGRDEFLKHAWAWKELYGGKIIGQLKALGCSYDWSRERFTMDDRYYRAVTESFVRLYNDGFIYRGKRVVNWCVKDGTTLSDLEVEHDDEVSSLWHLRYPLADGSGSVVVATTRPETMLGDTAVAVNSRDPRWNGLIGKTVRLPLMDRDIPVIADDILVDLEFGTGVVKVTPAHDPNDYQAGLRNNLEQISVIGEDGKMTEAAGAYAGLDRFACRERVVADLEALGLLEKIEDYTHAVGHCARCHTIIEPLLLDQWWCREKDLAKRTLGVIGEGQVTYFPERFAQQTAQWIENLRDWNISRQLWWGHRIPAYFCKDCREITVQATAPDRCPKCGGAVVQDDDTLDTWFSSALWPMAVLGWPDKTPELEYFYPTNLMITARDILYLWIARMISMSEHYLDKIPYNDVYVHATIQATDGRRMSKSLGTGVDPLEMIAKYGTDATRLGLLFMAAKGQDVRFNESRMAESRNFANKLWNATRFVLMNVEEGFTHPAFEGGFDPAKIATLNAADRWIISRLSATTEAVAASLEAYNLDDAGRAIYEFVWNEYCDWYVEMAKTRLQGPDRADAQAVLIGVLEQTLRLLHPFMPFVTEELYAAVQSGAPACASPTPLIVAQYPVAQPSWRNLAAEEEMLAAFGVVEALRSVRAAINIPPGQPITATICPVNGTDAALADAGWLIKHLARAEVNMASERPAKSWPAHSPAAEIYVPVEGLLDIPVATAKANKDLLAIEKDLQRTQGKLGNQAFVGKAPPEVIEKERAIEIELLGKQSALKDRLTLLESLA, via the coding sequence ATGACCGAACTGGCGAAAGCATACGAACCGACGGCCGTGGAGGCCAAATGGCTGGGCATCTGGGACGAAGGCGGCTACTTCAGGGCCGAGGTCGATCACAGCCGCACGCCTTACTGCATCACCATTCCCCCTCCCAACGTGACCGGCGAACTCCATCTCGGTCACGGCCTCCAGCACGCGATTCATGACACGCTCATCCGCTGGAAGCGCATGAGCGGCTTCAACACGCTCTGCGTCCCCGGAACCGACCACGCGAGCATCAGCACCACCATCAAGGTCCGCGATTCGCTTCGCGCACAGGGAATCAACCCGGTCGAAATCGGACGCGACGAGTTTCTGAAACACGCCTGGGCGTGGAAGGAGCTCTACGGCGGAAAGATCATCGGCCAGTTGAAGGCGCTCGGCTGCTCCTACGATTGGTCCCGCGAGCGCTTCACAATGGACGACCGCTATTACCGCGCGGTCACCGAGTCGTTCGTCCGCCTGTACAACGACGGCTTCATCTACCGCGGCAAACGGGTCGTCAACTGGTGCGTGAAGGACGGCACCACATTATCGGACCTTGAAGTTGAGCACGACGACGAAGTTTCCAGCCTCTGGCACCTCCGCTACCCCCTGGCCGACGGTTCCGGATCGGTAGTCGTGGCCACAACGCGGCCGGAGACCATGCTGGGAGATACCGCCGTTGCCGTGAACAGCAGGGATCCCCGCTGGAACGGCCTCATCGGTAAGACCGTCCGCCTGCCTCTGATGGACCGCGATATACCTGTCATCGCCGACGATATCCTGGTGGACCTGGAGTTCGGGACCGGCGTGGTGAAGGTGACGCCCGCTCACGACCCGAACGACTACCAGGCCGGACTGCGCAACAACCTGGAGCAGATCTCGGTCATCGGAGAAGATGGGAAAATGACGGAGGCGGCCGGCGCATACGCGGGGCTGGACCGCTTCGCGTGCCGCGAAAGGGTGGTTGCCGACCTGGAGGCGCTGGGTCTGCTCGAGAAGATAGAGGACTACACCCATGCTGTAGGCCATTGCGCGCGCTGCCACACCATCATCGAACCGCTGCTGCTGGACCAGTGGTGGTGCCGTGAGAAAGACCTCGCGAAGCGTACGCTCGGCGTCATCGGCGAGGGGCAGGTGACGTATTTCCCGGAACGTTTCGCCCAGCAGACGGCACAGTGGATCGAGAACCTTCGCGACTGGAATATCTCGCGCCAGCTCTGGTGGGGACACCGGATCCCGGCGTATTTCTGTAAGGACTGCCGGGAGATCACCGTCCAGGCAACCGCGCCGGACAGGTGCCCCAAATGCGGTGGCGCGGTCGTGCAGGATGACGACACGCTGGATACCTGGTTCTCGTCCGCCTTGTGGCCGATGGCCGTGCTCGGCTGGCCGGACAAGACGCCCGAACTGGAGTACTTCTACCCCACCAACCTGATGATCACCGCGCGCGATATCCTGTACCTTTGGATCGCGCGCATGATCTCGATGAGCGAGCACTACCTGGACAAGATCCCATACAACGACGTGTACGTACACGCCACGATTCAGGCGACCGACGGCCGGCGCATGAGCAAGAGCCTCGGCACAGGCGTGGACCCACTGGAGATGATCGCGAAGTACGGTACTGACGCAACGCGTCTCGGCTTGCTGTTCATGGCCGCCAAGGGACAGGACGTACGGTTCAATGAAAGCCGCATGGCCGAAAGCCGCAATTTCGCGAACAAGCTCTGGAACGCCACGCGGTTCGTGCTGATGAACGTGGAAGAAGGCTTCACGCATCCGGCGTTCGAAGGCGGCTTCGACCCAGCGAAGATCGCCACCCTCAATGCGGCGGACCGCTGGATTATCAGCCGCCTGTCGGCCACTACCGAGGCGGTGGCAGCCTCGCTGGAGGCTTACAACCTCGACGATGCCGGCCGCGCCATCTATGAGTTCGTGTGGAACGAGTACTGCGACTGGTACGTGGAGATGGCGAAGACGCGCCTTCAGGGACCGGACCGCGCCGATGCGCAGGCCGTTCTCATTGGCGTGCTGGAGCAGACCCTGCGATTGCTGCACCCGTTCATGCCGTTCGTGACGGAAGAGCTTTATGCAGCGGTCCAGTCGGGTGCGCCCGCGTGCGCCTCCCCGACTCCGCTCATCGTGGCGCAGTACCCGGTCGCTCAGCCGTCGTGGCGCAACCTCGCCGCGGAGGAGGAGATGCTTGCCGCGTTCGGCGTGGTGGAGGCACTGCGCTCGGTGCGCGCGGCCATCAACATCCCGCCCGGCCAGCCGATTACCGCCACTATCTGCCCGGTCAACGGTACCGACGCCGCGCTCGCCGACGCCGGGTGGCTCATCAAGCACCTCGCGCGCGCTGAAGTGAATATGGCGTCCGAACGCCCCGCGAAATCGTGGCCGGCCCATTCCCCCGCCGCGGAGATCTACGTGCCGGTGGAGGGACTGCTCGATATCCCGGTCGCGACCGCCAAGGCAAATAAGGACCTGCTGGCCATCGAGAAAGACCTCCAGCGCACTCAGGGCAAACTCGGCAACCAGGCGTTTGTCGGTAAGGCGCCGCCGGAAGTCATCGAGAAGGAACGCGCCATCGAAATCGAACTGCTGGGGAAGCAGTCGGCTCTGAAGGATCGCCTGACGCTGCTGGAAAGTTTGGCGTAG
- a CDS encoding DinB family protein: MAIDSLSRVFEGWEGYNTSLVHAIEPLTAEQLAFRPAPAMSSVGEVAAHIAFGRVGWFHNMGAPGASALAEQISAIEKPGGRATGPMSEDPSELVNWLNATWAMVEGTLGAWTVEDLAVTYPHTYWGKTYAVSRQWTIFRILAHDIHHGGQLTVMLGMQGIEPPELSSLGGHLTEPPLWDGQ, encoded by the coding sequence TTGGCGATCGATTCACTGTCCAGGGTCTTTGAGGGTTGGGAGGGGTACAACACCAGCCTAGTGCACGCGATTGAGCCGCTGACGGCGGAGCAACTGGCATTTCGGCCCGCTCCCGCCATGTCTTCGGTCGGCGAGGTAGCCGCACATATCGCCTTCGGCCGTGTGGGCTGGTTCCACAACATGGGCGCTCCAGGCGCCTCCGCGCTGGCGGAGCAGATATCGGCGATCGAGAAGCCCGGCGGCCGCGCCACCGGCCCGATGAGCGAAGACCCTTCGGAACTGGTGAACTGGCTCAACGCCACGTGGGCGATGGTCGAAGGAACCCTCGGGGCGTGGACGGTGGAGGATCTGGCGGTAACGTATCCGCACACCTACTGGGGCAAGACATACGCCGTATCGCGGCAGTGGACCATCTTCCGCATCCTGGCTCACGATATCCACCACGGCGGCCAGCTTACGGTGATGCTTGGGATGCAGGGCATCGAACCGCCGGAGTTGTCCTCACTGGGCGGCCACCTGACGGAGCCGCCGCTGTGGGACGGGCAGTAG